In Pangasianodon hypophthalmus isolate fPanHyp1 chromosome 29, fPanHyp1.pri, whole genome shotgun sequence, one genomic interval encodes:
- the tmem64 gene encoding transmembrane protein 64 has protein sequence MWSLATAALQLLLKSVKHAAGKGHMQLNRWLQRPPDSVDCEKMELLMCSAGRADMEPGGTGEPVPPFTSADLRNPCCIATCCFKSALLACVLTAACFFSVTLVRRYLKDALLWVESLDGLMGAMLFIVCLITVSFPCGWGYMVLNVAAGYLYGFVPGVGLVMVGVLIGTSVAHVACRRLLSGWVMNRVGNNEQLSAVIRVVEGGSGLKVVALARLTPIPFGLQNAVFSITDVSLPDYLVASSVGLLPTQLLNSYLGTTLRTIEDVIAEQSISGYFVFSLQIFISIGLMFYVVHRAQVELNAAIAACQMEMKTSHMNGNMSNHGSSTYCSKRTSACGGINIV, from the exons ATGTGGAGTCTAGCCACGGCAGCGCTGCAGCTTCTGCTCAAATCGGTGAAGCACGCCGCGGGGAAAGGACACATGCAGCTGAACCGGTGGCTGCAGCGGCCGCCGGACTCCGTGGACTGCGAGAAGATGGAGCTGCTGATGTGCAGCGCGGGCAGGGCGGACATGGAGCCGGGGGGCACCGGAGAGCCCGTGCCGCCCTTCACTTCAGCAGACTTGAGGAATCCGTGCTGCATCGCGACCTGTTGCTTCAAGAGCGCGCTGCTGGCGTGCGTCCTGACCGCCGCGTGCTTCTTCTCGGTCACGCTCGTGCGCCGGTACCTGAAGGACGCGCTGCTCTGGGTGGAGAGCTTGGACGGCCTCATGGGCGCGATGCTGTTCATCGTGTGCCTCATCACAGTGTCGTTCCCCTGCGGCTGGGGCTACATGGTCCTGAACGTGGCCGCGGGTTACCTGTACGGCTTCGTGCCCGGAGTGGGCCTGGTGATGGTGGGAGTGCTGATCGGTACCTCGGTGGCGCATGTGGCGTGCAGGCGGCTGCTCTCCGGCTGGGTGATGAACCGCGTGGGGAACAACGAGCAGCTCAGCGCCGTCATCCGGGTGGTGGAGGGAGGCAGCGGGCTCAAGGTGGTGGCGCTGGCCAGACTAACCCCCATCCCATTCGGCCTCCAGAATGCTGTGTTTTCG ATCACAGACGTGTCCTTGCCAGACTACCTAGTGGCTTCATCAGTGGGCCTGCTACCCACTCAGCTCCTCAACTCCTACCTGGGCACCACACTGCGCACCATAGAGGACGTTATAGCCGAGCAGAGCATCAGCGGATACTTTGTGTTCAGTCTACAA ATCTTTATCAGCATAGGGCTGATGTTTTACGTCGTGCACCGAGCGCAGGTGGAGCTGAACGCCGCCATCGCCGCATGCCAAATGGAGATGAAAACATCACATATGAACGGCAACATGTCAAACCACGGCAGCTCCACATACTGCAGCAAGCGGACCTCGGCGTGCGGGGGGATTAACATCGTCTGA